In Arachis hypogaea cultivar Tifrunner chromosome 7, arahy.Tifrunner.gnm2.J5K5, whole genome shotgun sequence, the genomic window ATCGTTTCACCTTGAAGAAACAGGGGCAAGGGATCTCTGCCTCCAGGCAAACTTTCAGCAACCACTCCCCCATGCTGCTCACAGCTGCGAAATCCGCGTTAAGCTCCTCGGCTGGAATTACAGGAAGCCCTTTTACACAGCCAGGGAACAACAAAAaacgaataaataaataattttaataaccgaACATAAAATGACCAGAATATACAGCACTAACAAAACTCCAAAtcgaataaaattaataaattacatTCCATCACTGCAGAGCAGAGCTTCATAAATAAAGTAACTATTCAAAAGTGAATGCAGTTTCACAAGACTTACATGAAACAATTGGCCGGCAAGGATAGCCTCCGCCGAAGATAGCCAACTTCTTTCCGCCACCTCCATCTGGCGTCAATCCACCTGTTTTACCAGTACGATCTTTCTCAGCACAAATCAAGGACATCCTCGCTTTGAAGCACGAGCATGCGTGTTCAAAGCTGTTGAATCCGTGAAACTCAGGGAATGTATAATCCACAACTTGCTGGTTCGCCTCCTCCCAACTGGTGTATACACCCGGCTTGTGCTCCTTCGTAACGGCAATGAACAAGAATCGTTTCATATTCTCCTCCATCTCTCCTACCCTCTCCTATCCTTCATACTGAAGTTGCCCTTATATATAAACATTTATTCTCCATTCGAAATTAGGTGCTTCGTTGTTACCCTTGTTTTTTTTCCTTACACTCACATGATTATTAACGTTTTATCAAATTTATGAAGTTCAATTCCTCCTTCAAATTTTTTTGGCCATTCCCttgaagttttttttattttcagaatCCAAAAACGGAAGCCCATAAACTTTAACACAATATAGGCCCTAACTGGACCAAAAAGTTTCACCAGCCAACCAAAAAATGGGTTTCAGTCTCGCCCCATAATTTTTGGCAATTTACAAACCAGCCCCCAATGGGGCCAAATTGAAACTCCACCCATTAACCCCTCTCTCCCTTCACCGGTCAACATTCCACCTGACACATGCCACATCAGCGTCCTTCATCTTTGCGTGGCACTCTCTCAACCTGGACACCTACATGGTGCATCAATCTCCTCATCTGGACCGGTGCAGGCTATAACTCACCATTAGAAGTAGTGCAATTAAGAAGTAGTTGGGTCTCTTCACTTTATATTACTGGATATTTTATGGGCCTTAgattattgtaaaataaaaattgcttgaataatatttctttgttttcctaaaagaaaacaaactcaATCCTGACAAAAGGGCGAGAAAAAATCAAcgtctcaaaaccccaaaatagaAAGATCTCCCACTTTGCCTTGTCTTGGATTCCCAAAGCCGGAAACAAACTACCTAATAATCTAGCTCAACTGAAAATTCAACAGTAATTAAATCACATTTGGTCAAGCAAGTGCCCATTACAAATTGCAGAGATGATTACTTTAGAGAAAAACATTGTCATCAACAACTATAGAACTCAGAAAAATTAGATGAATTGTTTCAAACATAGCGCACATCTATATCATTATAAATATAGAATTGAACAGCCACAATGGGAATTAACTACTGTGCTCACCCGAAGCCACGCCACAGCCCGATTGTAGTTCTCTTTGTCGACCGCGAAAGACGCAAGAACAAGACTTCAACAACAAACTCTCTATGACTGTCACATCAGATTCACGCCGTGGGCCACTGCGTCTTAGATGATGACGTATTTTCTGGATCTCCTCTCCGTCATCCTCGGCGCAGGTCACGGGTCAAAGAAGAAAGCGCCTCCTCTGGTCCTTCTCCTGCGGCGTTGAAGAAGATAGCGTGTCTTTGTGGTACTTCTCTCACGGCGTCAATTAAAAAGGCGTCTATTAACTTTTCTCACGGCTGACGGCGATGCGAAGCGGGCCACACGAGGAGGAGATGGGGAGGCGATGAGCTGCGGTCTTCTCTCCTTCGCAGAACAGCAGCAGCGGCCATGAAGAATGAAGGAGATTCATCGTTCTTTTTTTCATATTCATCCGGGTCAGGTAGCGAATTCGGTCAGTTCGGGCCTGCTTTTGGGGCCTGAACctgtccaaaaaaataaaaccaaTAGTTGGGAATAATAATGGCTCCATCATTGAATGGTGGatcacatatttatttttgggtcGGATTGGTTTTTCCAGGGCCTTCAAAATcccaaaaacaacaaaaaagtttactactaatttattctaataatCCTAACTCACTTATCTCACCCCTAAACCACCTGACCAGCCTACCAAGCTTTCCGCTGCACCACAAGCTGTCAAGGCAGCCTTTGTCCCCTCCATAAGACACTTGTCGCTCACAACTTCGGCCAACAAAAATCTACACCTATAGATATTAAGTATCAATCTACATAGAAGACTTTGCCTAATACTAATAtgtattttgggtgtatttgatATTTGAAATATGGGTTTGTTAGAGTATTGCATACTTAAATATTTGGTTATTGCGTTGTCTATGAACGTAAATTTTAAGCCGAACCACATAAATTTTTCTTGTGTATTTTTGTTCATTTTATTACGCTTCTATTTTCATACCGATTTTTATTACCTAAATTCTTAACAGTAGTCATTGATACCACTGACATTCTTCAGCAGTAGTACTTAGGAGTAAGgtctaaaaaaagaagaaaaacaagtcaCATGGATCAAGGCATTGCGTTTTAGATTGGGCAAAAGCCTGCAATTGTCAAGATCCGAGTCTCTAGAGCAGTAGAATCTCCCTCGTTCAACCCTAATAAGATAAGTCAACTAGTAACAGCAATTTGATCGCAGATTCACTTCTTTCTCAAACTTTTTTATGGGAACTTATAATTAGGTGCAAGAGAGTTAAGAGGCAATTGAGTTGCTGTTTGAATTGTATGATTAGTGTGTTTTTGGTTTATTAACGTTTTGCTTTCTTATGGTGTGGGTCAGTGTCCGACTCATACcaagtaaaaaaaaagtaatagtatctatatttgataaattaaataagaaaatgaacAAACTTCAGTTGATCTAATAATTAGTTCATTAGTCCATTTAAATAATGTAAGTATCAAAGTTTTgacatgcagcaactcattgacTAACAAACCATTAAATGGAGATTTGATCTGTGATAGGTTAGTCATTGGCATGTCAAATTAGAGATATCGTAAAAAGccaccaaaaaaaatttaaagtacaaacaacaataatttattaagactgctttacaattttaaaaaattatattagacttttttattttaataaatataaattaattttaaaaagtacttCAAACTTTTTAACttaacaaatataaatataaattattttttatttaccaaacataaaattaattaagtgtttataattttaaaaatacaaacatcTTAAGGAAAAAAAAGCCTTTACCAACTCAATGCTGTCATACCACAAAAAGTTTAGTCTATATCAAAATTTGTTTATAATAACCAAAACTTGAATTTacaattggaaaaaaaattaaaaactgttaattaaagaaaattaattacctgacccaaaaaaaaaattaaagtcgtCTTCAATATTTGAGAAGCCAAAATAGTATTTGCTAATCAGACACATTCTATGAACCTTAGAAATGAAATAAAGTATGATTAGAACGTGATTCATCTATGATAATGCAGATGAAGCTGGGATTCCAAGAAATCATGTCACCTTCAAATAACATATAAATGCACCGTATTTGATGATAATAATTGCGTCTATTTTGTTTTTTCCTTGGGCGTTAGCCCCTTGTTTTCAGTGa contains:
- the LOC112702647 gene encoding uncharacterized protein codes for the protein MEENMKRFLFIAVTKEHKPGVYTSWEEANQQVVDYTFPEFHGFNSFEHACSCFKARMSLICAEKDRTGKTGGLTPDGGGGKKLAIFGGGYPCRPIVSWLPVIPAEELNADFAAVSSMGEWLLKVCLEAEIPCPCFFKVKRFVGEQGSFFGFTSVIPGHPFEIELFVTGRFSMVEKAAREDAAYEMLCVLLDVTGKEIRDYNYRKAKLLGDSNNAL